The Nocardia vinacea genome contains the following window.
ATGTTGCGGCCGCGGCGGATCGAATGGTCCTTGAAGCAGTTACGTAGAGGAAGTCGTCCGGCCTCATTCGAAGATGCCGAAAGATGGAGGCGGCGGGTAGTGGAGGTGAGTCCTGATGCCGCCGGACGATATGGGTGTCTGATGAGGTCCGTGGCGACCGCCCTCTTGAGCCGAAGATACGGTGCGTGGACGACCTGGTGTGTCGGCGTTCGCACGGAACTGCCGTTCGCGGCACACGCATGGGTCGAGGCAGACGGCAGGCTTGTCGGTGAGGCAGGCGATATGACTACATTCAGCCGACTGATCGTGGTCGGCCCGCACGAGAACGTGGGTGAAGATGTCAGCTGACAACGGTGACACTCGGCAGGGCGATTCGTGGCTGCGCAGAGTCGGGGCCTTACTCAGGTTGATCGCACCCCAACGGAATTCCTTGTTGGGAGCAACGGCACTTCTTCTCGTAGGTACCGGACTTTCGCTGGTGCAGCCGCTGCTGGCCGGACGGGTCATCCGGGATGCGGTTTCGGGTGAGACAATCGTATGGTCCCTTGCGGCGTTGGTCGGAGCCTATCTCTTGTATGCCGTAACCGATACCTGCGGACTCTATATTCTCGAGCGATCCAGTGAGTCCGTGCTTTTGTCTGTGCGCAATCGCTTGGCCGGGCATCTGCTGAGGTTGAGAATTCCCACACTCGAGTCGCTCAGGGTTGGAGACCTGATTTCCCGCGTGACGCTCGATTCAACGGTGATTCGGAACGCCGTCGGGACCAGTCTTATTCAAATATTGACCGGGGCGATCACACTCATTGGGACCGTCGCGGTGATGATCTATCTCGATTGGCTGTTGTTCTCGATCGTTTTCGTTACCGTTGGCGCTGCCGCGGGTGCGATGTTGCTGGTCATGATGAGAATCGAGGTAGCCTCGACTCGATTGCAAGAGAGTGTCGGTGCGCTTTCCGCGGACATCGAACGCGCGCTCACCGGAGTGCGCACGGTCAAAGTGAACAATGCCGAGGACCGCGAGCACGAGCACTTGGCCGAGTTGGCCGGTGCGGCATTCTCCGCCGGCGTGCGCGCCGCCAGATTGAAGGCACTGGGAAATCCGGCAATGCACCTGGCGGTGACCGGTTCGTTTGTTGTATCTCTGCTGGTCGGCGGCGTCCGGGTAGCGAATCACCAGATGGAGTTGAGCAGTCTTGTGACGATGATGCTCCTCGCGATGAATTTGCTGATTCCGGTCGGCGATCTTTTCAACGGCTCCGTCGGGCTTCAGAAAGCCCTGGGTGCGCTCAGCCGGATAGAGTCGACACTCGAATTGCCTTCCGAGGACGTCGACGACATCCAGGAAAGCGGCACTGAACCAGGTCGCAGATCGCCGATCGCAACGATCGACAAGTCTGCGGAAAATGGGCAACTCGCGCTCGAGTTCCGGGATGTGCATTTCTCATACGATGAGAGAACAATTCTCAAGGGTGTGAATTTTTCGGTTCCGTCACACGGGCATGTAGCGTTGGTCGGGCATTCGGGTGCTGGAAAGTCCACGGTGTTCTCGTTGGTGAGCAGGTTCTACAATCCGGACGACGGCGACATTCTGTTGGGAGGTCGGTCGTACGCTGGTCGGCCGCGCCGGGCATGGCGCTCGGAAATCAGCTTGCTGGAACAGAACGCGCCACTGTTGTTCGGCAGCCTTCGAGACAATTTGACATACCGGGAACCCGGTCTCGCTGAGGATGACCTGCAGCGCGCAATAAAGCTCGCCGGTCTGGCAGATCTTGTCGCACGACTGCCTCGTGGCCTCGACACCCCAGTGGGTGAGCACGGCGTTCTGCTCTCTGGCGGCGAGCGACAACGCGT
Protein-coding sequences here:
- a CDS encoding lasso peptide biosynthesis B2 protein; this encodes MALGTGLEADGRRGERFSARWAVRAARVVVMLRPRRIEWSLKQLRRGSRPASFEDAERWRRRVVEVSPDAAGRYGCLMRSVATALLSRRYGAWTTWCVGVRTELPFAAHAWVEADGRLVGEAGDMTTFSRLIVVGPHENVGEDVS
- a CDS encoding ABC transporter ATP-binding protein, which translates into the protein MSADNGDTRQGDSWLRRVGALLRLIAPQRNSLLGATALLLVGTGLSLVQPLLAGRVIRDAVSGETIVWSLAALVGAYLLYAVTDTCGLYILERSSESVLLSVRNRLAGHLLRLRIPTLESLRVGDLISRVTLDSTVIRNAVGTSLIQILTGAITLIGTVAVMIYLDWLLFSIVFVTVGAAAGAMLLVMMRIEVASTRLQESVGALSADIERALTGVRTVKVNNAEDREHEHLAELAGAAFSAGVRAARLKALGNPAMHLAVTGSFVVSLLVGGVRVANHQMELSSLVTMMLLAMNLLIPVGDLFNGSVGLQKALGALSRIESTLELPSEDVDDIQESGTEPGRRSPIATIDKSAENGQLALEFRDVHFSYDERTILKGVNFSVPSHGHVALVGHSGAGKSTVFSLVSRFYNPDDGDILLGGRSYAGRPRRAWRSEISLLEQNAPLLFGSLRDNLTYREPGLAEDDLQRAIKLAGLADLVARLPRGLDTPVGEHGVLLSGGERQRVALARALIRRPVLMMLDEPTAMLDAETEKALNVTIQAVRKECALLVIAHRLSTIREADTVMFLKDGQIVDSGSHDELVARNVDYQQLVGAKV